From one Lysinibacillus sp. G4S2 genomic stretch:
- the feoB gene encoding ferrous iron transport protein B, whose amino-acid sequence MSRLALIGNPNIGKTSLFNTLTNSYEYVGNWSGVTVEKKVGQIKKLQKEIIDLPGVYTLNPISKDESVVTSFLLEDQVDGILNIIDASNFERNMQLTVDILELSKPVYICLNMIDVAKKKGISIDVEKLQSFLGVPVIPISARTGKGVDGIYTAIQASDRTQQRFTLTYDTLIEEGISKIEALLQHVPEEQRRWCAIQFLMENEAIDAYLKEKEYFEKLVAMRDALEKQIGEPLTNAIAKKRDLYISNIYSEVIIQEKSETQWSEKVDKILTHPILGIPIFLALMYLMFQATFAWIGTPLSDFLDGFVGGPFTDTVTQGLKAIGASPFIINLICDGIIAGVGGVLVFIPQIFVLFFFISLLEDSGYMARIAVVMDRIMEFFGLNGKAFIPMIVSFGCNVPGVMAARTIEQPRERLLTILVAPFMSCSARLPVYALFGAAFFTEHQSLVVFSLYIMGIVIALIVTKILSMTILKNETSVFIVELPAYHVPQFKTLWRSTWEKGKGFFRKAGTIIFAGSVIIWLLSYFGPHGANVNMDESFLAIIGGAFGVLFIPLGFGTWQAGASLISGFLAKEVIVSTMAIIYGVSEGVLSSTMTTHFTALSAYTFLAFVLLYMPCLATVGAIKRETQSVKWTLFATLYPFAVAYIIALIIYGIGNLLM is encoded by the coding sequence ATGAGTAGATTAGCTTTAATAGGTAACCCCAATATCGGTAAAACATCATTGTTCAATACGTTGACAAATTCATATGAATATGTTGGCAATTGGAGTGGTGTAACCGTTGAAAAAAAAGTAGGACAAATAAAGAAACTACAAAAGGAAATTATTGATTTACCTGGTGTATATACGCTTAATCCCATTTCAAAAGATGAAAGTGTTGTTACTTCATTTTTACTGGAAGATCAGGTAGATGGAATTTTAAATATTATTGATGCTTCGAATTTCGAACGAAATATGCAATTAACTGTAGATATACTTGAACTTAGTAAGCCTGTTTACATTTGTTTAAATATGATTGACGTTGCGAAAAAGAAAGGTATTTCCATTGATGTCGAGAAATTACAGAGTTTTTTAGGAGTACCTGTTATTCCAATAAGCGCTCGTACTGGTAAAGGTGTTGACGGTATTTATACTGCTATTCAAGCCTCAGATCGTACTCAACAACGTTTCACATTAACCTATGATACTCTCATTGAAGAAGGTATCTCAAAAATTGAAGCATTGTTACAGCATGTCCCTGAAGAACAACGCAGATGGTGTGCTATTCAATTTTTAATGGAAAATGAAGCGATTGACGCTTATTTGAAAGAAAAGGAATACTTTGAAAAGCTAGTTGCAATGCGTGATGCTTTAGAGAAGCAAATAGGTGAACCATTAACGAATGCTATTGCTAAAAAACGTGATTTATATATTTCTAACATTTACAGCGAAGTAATTATACAAGAGAAAAGTGAAACACAATGGTCAGAGAAAGTTGATAAAATTTTAACACATCCGATTTTAGGTATTCCGATTTTCTTAGCGCTTATGTATTTAATGTTTCAAGCAACATTTGCATGGATCGGTACCCCACTTTCAGATTTCTTGGACGGCTTTGTAGGTGGACCATTTACAGATACAGTGACGCAAGGCTTAAAAGCTATTGGTGCATCCCCTTTTATTATTAATTTAATATGTGATGGGATCATTGCAGGTGTTGGTGGTGTCTTAGTTTTCATTCCACAAATCTTTGTACTATTTTTCTTCATTTCACTATTAGAAGATTCCGGTTATATGGCGAGAATTGCTGTTGTCATGGATCGCATTATGGAATTTTTCGGCTTAAACGGCAAGGCTTTTATTCCGATGATTGTAAGCTTCGGATGTAACGTTCCTGGTGTAATGGCTGCAAGAACAATTGAACAGCCTAGAGAACGTCTATTAACTATACTTGTAGCTCCGTTTATGAGCTGTTCAGCAAGGTTACCTGTGTATGCTTTATTTGGTGCAGCATTCTTTACTGAACATCAATCTTTAGTAGTATTCTCCTTATATATTATGGGGATAGTGATAGCGCTTATTGTGACAAAAATATTATCTATGACGATTTTGAAAAATGAAACTTCAGTTTTCATTGTTGAGTTACCAGCCTATCATGTACCACAGTTTAAAACACTTTGGCGTTCCACTTGGGAAAAAGGAAAAGGATTTTTCCGCAAAGCTGGTACTATTATCTTTGCTGGTTCCGTTATCATTTGGCTCCTTTCTTATTTTGGACCACATGGCGCTAATGTTAATATGGATGAAAGTTTCTTAGCAATTATTGGGGGCGCTTTTGGCGTGTTGTTTATCCCGCTTGGATTTGGAACGTGGCAAGCTGGTGCATCCCTTATTTCTGGATTCCTAGCAAAAGAAGTGATTGTTTCGACAATGGCGATTATTTATGGCGTGAGTGAGGGTGTCTTATCCTCTACAATGACAACTCATTTTACTGCTTTAAGTGCCTATACATTCTTGGCATTTGTTTTACTTTATATGCCTTGTTTAGCAACAGTGGGTGCAATAAAAAGAGAAACACAGTCTGTAAAATGGACTTTATTTGCAACACTTTATCCATTTGCTGTAGCTTATATTATTGCACTTATCATTTATGGTATTGGGAATTTATTGATGTGA
- a CDS encoding FeoB-associated Cys-rich membrane protein, which produces MTLLINILIGCIIFGYAGITLYKSIKKQKKGKCAACSLQKSCSTNTCAPPSKLNDITHK; this is translated from the coding sequence ATGACTTTATTGATTAATATTTTAATCGGTTGTATTATTTTTGGCTATGCTGGTATTACCTTATATAAGAGCATTAAAAAGCAGAAAAAAGGCAAATGTGCAGCTTGCTCATTACAGAAGAGTTGTTCTACCAACACATGTGCACCTCCTTCTAAACTGAATGATATTACCCATAAATAA
- a CDS encoding HAMP domain-containing methyl-accepting chemotaxis protein translates to MTIKVRSIVSFGLIVILVLMMGIFQEQNAKSQLEQVHLMKEKTLQTTLLADEMKLSVVQVQQYLTDISATRALNNLDDGFEQAEKYSKVFYQNLEKLKNLHPQDQKRLDAIKVAFDDYYSTGQKMANSYIQGGPELGNKIMLEFDTTSVEINEKVDMFQQENITEIQNSLANVEKLIDDNMQWFLWMFIIIVIICIVVGVVFARSIVVPVNKLTSAAKVIAKGDLCQKDIEVRAKDEIKDLANSFNVMKSNLHSLIHSMTVSVEHTTSAAEQLAASTDEISHSSHDIANLVERMAISDNQAAATGRESSVAMDETAQGVQRIAEATQMLHSKAVDTQSIANDGEKTLHIAENQMSIIQQSSNTTNERIKKLSTQSAEIVNITKVITEITEQTNLLALNAAIEAARAGEHGKGFAVVADEVRKLAEESKTSANQIVDVIALIQQETKEVEKAVSVTVVNVDEGVTFIQNAQNSFDEILHAIGGMTSQIEDVSASTQQISASIEEMAASVNEMSSSAVHAAEQSDTIASTIEEQAATIQEINAVAKSLSDEAVSVKEEINKFKI, encoded by the coding sequence GTGACTATTAAAGTTAGAAGTATAGTGTCATTTGGTCTTATTGTAATATTAGTTTTAATGATGGGGATTTTCCAAGAACAAAATGCCAAATCCCAACTTGAGCAAGTACATTTAATGAAAGAAAAAACACTTCAAACGACACTACTAGCAGATGAGATGAAGTTGTCGGTTGTACAGGTTCAGCAGTATTTGACTGATATTAGTGCCACAAGAGCACTCAATAATTTAGATGATGGATTTGAGCAAGCAGAAAAATATAGCAAAGTTTTTTATCAGAATTTGGAGAAACTGAAAAATTTGCATCCGCAAGATCAGAAAAGATTAGATGCGATTAAAGTAGCGTTTGATGATTATTATAGTACTGGTCAGAAAATGGCTAATAGCTATATTCAAGGTGGGCCTGAGCTAGGGAATAAAATTATGCTAGAATTCGATACTACATCAGTTGAGATTAACGAAAAAGTAGATATGTTTCAGCAAGAAAACATTACAGAAATACAAAACTCTTTAGCAAATGTTGAAAAACTCATTGATGATAATATGCAGTGGTTCTTATGGATGTTCATCATTATTGTAATTATTTGTATAGTCGTTGGGGTTGTATTCGCACGTTCCATCGTTGTTCCTGTAAATAAGCTAACTTCTGCAGCTAAGGTAATTGCTAAAGGAGATTTATGTCAAAAGGACATTGAAGTCAGAGCAAAGGATGAAATTAAAGATTTGGCAAATTCTTTTAATGTGATGAAGTCTAATTTACATTCACTAATACATAGTATGACCGTAAGTGTTGAACATACAACATCAGCAGCTGAACAATTAGCAGCAAGTACAGATGAAATTTCACATTCATCTCATGATATTGCAAACCTAGTAGAGAGAATGGCCATCAGTGATAATCAAGCGGCTGCTACTGGTCGTGAAAGTTCGGTAGCAATGGATGAAACAGCACAAGGTGTTCAACGTATAGCAGAGGCTACTCAAATGCTTCATTCTAAAGCAGTAGACACACAATCTATTGCAAACGATGGTGAAAAAACGTTGCATATCGCAGAAAACCAAATGTCGATTATCCAACAATCTTCAAATACAACAAATGAACGTATTAAGAAGCTAAGCACACAATCGGCTGAAATCGTTAATATAACGAAAGTAATAACTGAGATTACTGAGCAAACAAATCTTTTAGCACTAAATGCTGCGATTGAGGCGGCTCGTGCAGGAGAGCATGGCAAAGGCTTTGCGGTCGTGGCAGATGAAGTTCGCAAATTAGCTGAGGAATCCAAAACATCTGCTAATCAAATAGTAGATGTAATTGCACTTATTCAGCAAGAAACGAAGGAAGTAGAAAAGGCGGTAAGTGTAACTGTAGTGAACGTGGATGAGGGTGTCACATTTATTCAAAATGCGCAAAATTCCTTCGATGAAATTTTACATGCGATTGGTGGTATGACATCTCAAATCGAGGATGTGTCAGCTTCTACACAACAAATTTCAGCAAGTATTGAAGAAATGGCAGCATCAGTCAATGAAATGTCTTCTTCTGCCGTACATGCCGCAGAGCAATCTGATACAATTGCATCGACAATAGAAGAGCAAGCTGCAACTATTCAAGAAATTAATGCAGTTGCAAAATCATTAAGTGACGAAGCGGTATCAGTGAAGGAAGAAATCAATAAATTTAAAATTTAA
- the vrrA gene encoding VrrA/YqfQ family protein, with protein MVFRPPYPFSMYPGGMRMPMQMPMQMPQMPTPMSPQSFFTPGGFPNQPRIPGGFPNQPRIPGGFPMSSGIGSFGGQMPMPPVQDASKIGSFLQNANNIFNTAKTYTPYIQQAMPMVKNIPSLLKLYKGFQGLPSAGAKAGAGAATEAAASDGVGSTKSRKTSRQSASFTPPDPLPSKPRIFQPPM; from the coding sequence ATGGTATTTAGACCACCTTATCCGTTCTCAATGTATCCTGGTGGCATGAGAATGCCCATGCAAATGCCGATGCAAATGCCACAAATGCCAACACCGATGTCACCGCAGTCCTTTTTCACGCCTGGAGGCTTCCCAAATCAGCCACGTATTCCAGGTGGCTTTCCAAATCAACCGCGTATTCCAGGAGGCTTTCCAATGTCCAGTGGAATAGGATCATTCGGAGGACAAATGCCAATGCCCCCAGTGCAGGATGCTTCAAAGATCGGTTCATTTTTACAAAATGCGAATAACATATTTAACACTGCTAAAACATATACGCCTTACATTCAGCAAGCAATGCCAATGGTAAAAAATATCCCGTCACTTTTAAAATTGTATAAAGGATTTCAAGGTCTACCTTCTGCAGGAGCTAAAGCAGGGGCAGGAGCAGCAACTGAGGCTGCGGCAAGCGATGGAGTAGGTTCTACTAAAAGCCGAAAAACGTCGCGGCAAAGTGCATCATTTACTCCTCCTGACCCACTTCCATCCAAGCCACGTATTTTTCAGCCACCTATGTAG
- a CDS encoding 4-hydroxy-3-methylbut-2-enyl diphosphate reductase produces MQVLKINPRGYCYGVVDAMVIARNAALDKTLPRPIYILGMIVHNKHVTDAFEEDGIITLDGDNRLEIIQQVETGTVIFTAHGVSPEIREIAKQKGLVSIDATCPDVTVTHDLIREKSAEGYDIIYIGKKGHPEPEGAIGVAPDHVHLVQSSTDIDALNLTNDKLLVTNQTTMSQWDVAHLMDSLKEKFPHIEVHKEICLATQVRQEAVAQQAGEADLLIVVGDPKSNNSNRLTQVSVEIAGTPSYRIADVSELKIEWLKGINTVAVTAGASTPTPIVKEVISFLDQFNENDESTHIIKRTVTLDKILPKIKTPKPVEKIMPH; encoded by the coding sequence ATGCAAGTATTAAAAATTAATCCACGTGGCTATTGCTACGGTGTTGTTGATGCGATGGTCATCGCTCGAAACGCCGCACTCGATAAAACATTACCAAGACCTATCTACATTTTAGGTATGATTGTGCATAATAAACATGTCACGGATGCCTTTGAAGAGGATGGCATCATTACATTAGATGGTGATAATCGTTTAGAAATTATTCAACAAGTTGAAACTGGCACTGTTATTTTCACAGCGCATGGTGTTTCACCTGAAATTCGTGAAATTGCAAAGCAAAAAGGTTTAGTATCCATTGATGCTACATGTCCTGACGTTACAGTTACACACGATTTAATTCGTGAAAAATCAGCAGAGGGCTATGATATTATTTATATCGGTAAAAAAGGCCATCCTGAGCCTGAGGGAGCAATTGGAGTTGCACCAGATCACGTACATTTAGTGCAATCATCCACTGATATTGACGCATTAAATTTAACAAATGATAAATTACTGGTAACGAATCAAACGACAATGAGTCAATGGGATGTCGCTCATTTAATGGATAGTTTAAAAGAGAAATTCCCACATATTGAAGTGCATAAAGAGATTTGTTTGGCAACACAGGTACGTCAAGAGGCGGTTGCTCAGCAAGCTGGGGAAGCCGATTTACTTATTGTTGTTGGTGACCCTAAATCCAATAACTCGAATCGTTTAACGCAAGTGTCTGTTGAAATAGCAGGAACACCATCATATCGAATCGCAGACGTTTCCGAGCTGAAAATTGAATGGTTAAAAGGAATTAATACTGTCGCTGTCACAGCAGGTGCTTCAACACCAACGCCTATTGTAAAAGAGGTTATTTCATTCCTTGATCAATTTAATGAGAATGATGAATCAACACATATTATTAAGCGTACCGTTACATTAGATAAAATTTTACCTAAAATTAAAACACCAAAACCTGTCGAAAAAATTATGCCTCACTAA
- a CDS encoding response regulator, which yields MTQMRVLLIEDDPMVREVNRQFIEKIAGFEVIGQASNGVEGIAQIHKLKPELVFMDIFMPEQDGVTSLRKIRELKLPVDVITVTAANDMETVKQVLHLGVFDYIMKPFSFERVQGTLENYLRFKKQMQTERELTQGELDQLFHYHSGHNEVQQSNVSRSEKSLPKGFNRATLEKVVHYLQSVEGASAEDVASGVGIARVTARRYLDYLEKQEEITMDVHYGGIGRPVNYYFSK from the coding sequence GTGACACAGATGAGGGTTTTATTAATAGAGGATGATCCAATGGTGCGAGAGGTAAATCGCCAATTTATTGAAAAGATAGCTGGATTTGAAGTAATTGGACAAGCCTCAAATGGAGTTGAGGGGATTGCTCAAATTCATAAACTTAAACCAGAACTAGTATTTATGGATATTTTCATGCCGGAGCAGGACGGAGTGACAAGCTTACGAAAAATTCGGGAACTCAAATTACCAGTAGATGTAATTACGGTAACTGCTGCTAATGATATGGAAACTGTAAAACAGGTACTGCATCTCGGCGTCTTTGATTATATTATGAAGCCTTTTTCATTTGAACGAGTGCAAGGAACACTTGAAAATTATTTGCGTTTCAAAAAGCAAATGCAAACAGAACGTGAGCTAACGCAAGGCGAGCTTGATCAGTTATTCCATTATCATAGTGGGCATAATGAGGTTCAGCAATCTAATGTCTCACGGTCAGAAAAAAGTTTACCAAAGGGTTTTAATCGTGCAACTCTGGAGAAAGTTGTGCATTATTTGCAATCTGTAGAAGGAGCATCGGCAGAAGATGTTGCGAGTGGTGTAGGCATTGCACGCGTAACAGCAAGACGATACTTAGATTATTTAGAGAAACAAGAGGAAATAACGATGGATGTGCATTATGGTGGTATTGGTCGTCCAGTCAATTATTATTTTAGTAAATAA
- a CDS encoding sensor histidine kinase: MLSFSIGGTFLLGFVMNEQKDKLENQALLVAKTVSQLPELKTYISNNNDFNEATQHINPVVEEIRDINGAQYIVVLDMNRRKYSHPNTEEIGQVSQSGDLNAAFAEHYYTSIAHGEHGDMVRAFVPIMSNEGKQIGVVVVGYSVLTVAELLQSIQTELIITILLSLFFSALGAHTLGLHMKKQMFGLEPHEIAKMYVERTETFNAMHEGIIAIDNELTITIFNEKACEILDVHKQPSTLIGKKIFDVLPDTRLPEILELDHPIFNRELYINGHSIMSNRIPIQVNGKTVGAVAMFKDRTEVKKLAEELTGVKAFVQALRVQTHEHKNKLHTIAGLLQLGHHEQALSYLQQVKEEHDEITNFLNERIKNENISGLLLSKISYAKEQGIRLEIDRESRLTTFPKNLDHHDFVILFGNLIENAFDALRDVQIEEKIIHVSVDEDEDVLAILVTDNGIGMTDEVKAHIFDNGYSTKDRKGRGIGLYLIKEIVQKGQGEVDVISEPNKGTSFLITFYHH; the protein is encoded by the coding sequence ATGCTCTCCTTTAGTATAGGTGGTACATTTTTGCTAGGGTTTGTAATGAATGAGCAGAAGGATAAGCTTGAAAATCAGGCTTTGCTTGTGGCAAAGACCGTATCACAGCTTCCTGAACTTAAAACCTACATTTCAAATAATAATGATTTTAACGAGGCTACTCAACACATTAATCCTGTAGTGGAAGAAATACGTGATATAAATGGTGCACAGTATATTGTTGTACTTGATATGAATAGACGTAAGTACTCACATCCAAATACAGAAGAAATCGGTCAAGTTTCGCAGTCAGGTGATCTAAACGCGGCGTTTGCTGAGCATTACTATACATCTATTGCACACGGCGAACATGGAGATATGGTACGAGCATTCGTCCCAATCATGAGTAATGAAGGAAAACAAATAGGTGTAGTAGTAGTAGGTTATAGTGTTTTAACTGTTGCTGAGTTGCTACAATCTATTCAAACAGAGTTAATTATTACAATTTTATTATCTCTTTTCTTTAGTGCATTGGGTGCTCATACATTGGGGCTGCATATGAAAAAGCAAATGTTTGGGCTAGAGCCCCATGAAATTGCTAAAATGTATGTAGAACGAACAGAAACCTTTAACGCGATGCATGAAGGGATTATTGCCATTGATAATGAATTGACAATTACAATATTTAATGAAAAAGCATGTGAAATATTAGATGTTCACAAACAACCGTCAACATTAATAGGGAAGAAAATCTTTGACGTGTTACCCGATACACGATTACCAGAGATTTTAGAGCTAGATCATCCTATTTTCAATCGTGAGCTCTATATTAATGGTCACAGTATTATGAGTAATCGCATTCCTATACAAGTAAACGGAAAAACAGTTGGAGCTGTGGCCATGTTTAAGGATCGTACAGAAGTGAAAAAGCTTGCGGAGGAATTAACAGGTGTTAAGGCATTTGTACAAGCATTACGCGTACAAACACATGAGCATAAAAATAAATTGCACACCATTGCTGGTCTTTTACAACTTGGACATCATGAACAAGCACTTTCCTATTTACAACAAGTAAAGGAAGAGCATGATGAAATTACAAACTTTTTAAATGAACGGATTAAAAATGAAAATATTTCAGGGCTATTGCTTAGTAAAATTTCCTATGCAAAAGAACAAGGAATTCGTTTGGAGATTGACCGAGAAAGTCGCCTGACAACATTTCCAAAAAATTTAGATCATCATGATTTCGTCATTTTATTTGGTAACTTAATTGAAAATGCTTTTGATGCATTAAGGGATGTACAGATTGAAGAAAAAATTATCCATGTTTCTGTTGATGAGGATGAGGATGTACTGGCAATATTAGTAACGGACAATGGTATTGGTATGACAGATGAAGTAAAGGCACATATTTTTGATAATGGCTATTCAACAAAAGATAGAAAAGGTCGAGGCATTGGACTTTATTTAATAAAGGAAATTGTGCAAAAAGGGCAAGGTGAAGTAGATGTCATAAGTGAACCAAATAAGGGAACGAGCTTTTTAATAACTTTTTACCATCATTAA
- a CDS encoding TRAP transporter substrate-binding protein gives MKKFIIGTIATVLLLTIAIGVQQDLLFAKPLPYDDEQKGLDTQITIHLSHVVAENTPKGQAASKFAELVEEKTNGEVKVHVYPNSSLFNDENEFQALQNGEVEMIIPTFSKMTSYLPNWQVLDLPYLFNTDEEVHEVLTGSIGEQLLNELEPFKIKGLGFWHNGFKHLTSVDHPIHTFEDLKGLRVRTMPSETLEKQFEAVGATPIPISFSEVFTDLESHAIDAQENTASNIYSKGFYKVQKHMTLTKHGILGYAVLINDKFWDSLPPKIQKQIMEAMKETTDWQFEQAVQMNEKDLQKLEQQDNFEIYTMSDQERQRFKEKLAPVYDYYRNNVQNNDVLSEIEKIVSP, from the coding sequence ATGAAAAAATTTATTATTGGAACAATAGCAACCGTTTTACTGTTAACAATAGCAATAGGCGTTCAGCAAGATTTACTATTTGCCAAGCCTCTTCCCTATGATGATGAGCAAAAAGGCTTAGACACACAAATTACCATTCATTTAAGTCACGTTGTAGCTGAAAATACGCCAAAAGGACAGGCCGCAAGTAAATTCGCCGAGCTTGTTGAGGAAAAAACAAATGGCGAAGTGAAGGTACACGTCTACCCAAACTCCTCCTTGTTTAATGATGAAAACGAGTTTCAAGCTTTACAAAATGGAGAAGTAGAAATGATTATCCCTACTTTTTCAAAGATGACATCCTATCTACCAAATTGGCAGGTTCTTGATTTACCCTACCTTTTTAATACGGATGAAGAAGTTCATGAGGTTCTAACTGGATCGATTGGTGAACAATTGTTAAATGAGCTTGAGCCTTTTAAAATAAAGGGGCTAGGCTTTTGGCATAATGGCTTTAAACATTTAACCTCTGTCGATCACCCTATTCATACATTCGAGGATTTAAAAGGTTTACGAGTCCGTACAATGCCGAGTGAAACTCTTGAAAAGCAATTCGAGGCTGTTGGAGCAACACCAATCCCGATTTCCTTTAGCGAGGTTTTTACTGATTTAGAATCGCATGCCATTGATGCGCAGGAAAACACAGCGTCAAATATTTATTCTAAAGGTTTTTACAAAGTGCAGAAGCATATGACATTAACAAAGCATGGGATTTTAGGATATGCTGTTTTAATTAACGATAAATTTTGGGATTCATTACCTCCAAAAATCCAAAAACAGATTATGGAGGCTATGAAAGAAACAACAGACTGGCAATTTGAACAAGCTGTACAAATGAATGAAAAAGATTTGCAAAAATTAGAGCAACAAGATAACTTTGAAATTTATACGATGAGTGATCAGGAACGCCAACGCTTTAAAGAAAAGCTAGCACCTGTCTATGACTATTATAGAAACAATGTACAAAATAATGATGTTCTATCGGAAATTGAAAAAATTGTTTCCCCATAA
- a CDS encoding dicarboxylate/amino acid:cation symporter: MRINFKNLTVQVLIAIVLGIIVGAVFPEFGAQLKILADIFIKLIKMLIAPIIFLTVVIGIGSMGDVKKVGKIGGKALLYFEIVSTFALAIGLIVVNIVQPGKGFNTEAANGADVSQYTQAAAQTEHGFGAFIMNIIPENVVGALANGELLPVLFSAVLFGLAAASIGEPAKPVIKFFEQVADIFFKIVNMVMKISPIGAFGAMSYTIGNFGLKSLGNLGFLMLSVYVTMFIFIVVILGLITRYFGFNIFKFIKYIKDEIFIVIGTSSSESALPSMMRKLENYGCSKQVVGLVVPTGYSFNLDGTSIYLSMAAIFIAQAYGVDLDIWHQITLLAILMLTSKGAAGVTGSGFITLAATLAAFPMIPVEGIALLIGVDRFMSEARAVTNLIGNGVATVVVSKMEKEFDPEQEKRALAGEAIIK; this comes from the coding sequence ATGCGTATAAATTTTAAAAACTTAACTGTACAAGTACTGATTGCTATTGTACTAGGTATTATTGTCGGTGCTGTGTTTCCAGAATTCGGAGCGCAGTTAAAAATATTAGCTGATATTTTTATTAAATTAATTAAGATGTTAATAGCTCCTATCATCTTCTTAACGGTTGTTATCGGAATTGGTAGTATGGGCGATGTAAAAAAAGTTGGTAAAATTGGTGGGAAGGCATTACTTTATTTTGAAATTGTCTCTACTTTCGCACTAGCGATTGGTTTAATCGTTGTCAATATTGTACAGCCAGGTAAAGGCTTTAATACAGAAGCTGCAAACGGTGCAGATGTTTCTCAATATACACAGGCTGCTGCTCAAACAGAGCATGGTTTTGGCGCATTTATTATGAATATCATTCCTGAAAATGTTGTCGGGGCACTTGCAAACGGAGAGTTATTACCCGTTTTATTCTCAGCTGTTTTATTCGGATTAGCTGCTGCTTCTATTGGAGAACCAGCTAAACCAGTTATTAAATTTTTCGAACAAGTAGCGGATATATTCTTTAAAATTGTTAATATGGTCATGAAGATTTCCCCGATTGGTGCATTTGGTGCTATGAGCTACACAATCGGAAATTTCGGTCTTAAATCACTTGGAAACTTAGGGTTTTTAATGCTATCCGTTTATGTTACGATGTTTATTTTTATCGTAGTCATCCTCGGCCTAATTACACGTTACTTTGGGTTCAATATTTTTAAGTTTATTAAGTATATTAAAGATGAAATTTTCATTGTTATCGGGACATCATCATCAGAATCTGCACTCCCTTCGATGATGCGCAAATTAGAAAACTATGGTTGCTCTAAACAGGTGGTTGGTCTTGTTGTGCCAACAGGATACTCCTTTAACTTAGATGGTACGTCTATTTACTTATCCATGGCGGCTATCTTCATCGCACAAGCTTATGGGGTTGATTTAGATATTTGGCATCAAATTACATTACTTGCTATTCTAATGCTGACATCTAAAGGTGCTGCTGGAGTAACAGGCTCAGGCTTTATTACGCTCGCGGCAACACTAGCGGCATTCCCAATGATTCCAGTAGAAGGAATTGCACTTTTAATTGGTGTCGACCGATTTATGTCAGAGGCTCGCGCCGTAACAAACTTAATTGGTAATGGTGTAGCAACAGTTGTCGTTTCAAAAATGGAGAAAGAATTCGATCCAGAGCAGGAAAAACGTGCTCTTGCAGGAGAAGCAATCATCAAATAA
- a CDS encoding alpha/beta hydrolase: protein MSKEMFVPINDVKMYAKLIGEKNGKPTVVMDAGYGDYSKGWVSIISDVSAFTEVLVYDRAGLGKSEKSSNPRTSREMVKELKELLIKLEIAPPYIFVGHSFGGVNARLYASKYPNEIAGLLLVDSTPEDYQERFLPTMTREFQEAYKKQFVYEGNYKEFKESLKQLKDHQKKLNMPLIVLSAGNKHHYTKESQELWNKMQKEILQISTQSEFILVENSAHYIQNDAPSIVVDAIKKLLNNF from the coding sequence ATGTCTAAAGAAATGTTTGTACCAATTAATGATGTTAAAATGTATGCTAAATTGATAGGTGAAAAAAATGGTAAACCTACAGTGGTTATGGATGCAGGATATGGTGATTATTCTAAAGGGTGGGTTTCTATAATTTCTGATGTGTCAGCATTTACAGAAGTGTTAGTTTACGATAGAGCAGGACTTGGTAAAAGTGAAAAAAGTTCAAATCCTAGAACAAGTCGAGAAATGGTAAAGGAACTGAAAGAGCTTCTTATTAAATTGGAGATAGCACCTCCATATATATTTGTAGGTCATTCATTTGGTGGAGTAAATGCAAGGCTATATGCCAGTAAATATCCAAATGAAATTGCGGGATTGTTATTGGTTGATTCTACTCCAGAGGACTACCAAGAAAGATTCCTTCCCACTATGACAAGGGAATTTCAAGAGGCGTATAAGAAACAATTTGTATACGAAGGCAATTATAAAGAATTTAAGGAAAGCTTAAAACAATTAAAAGACCATCAGAAAAAATTAAACATGCCGTTAATTGTTCTTTCTGCAGGTAACAAACATCATTATACGAAGGAATCTCAAGAACTGTGGAATAAAATGCAGAAAGAAATACTGCAAATTTCTACTCAAAGTGAATTTATTCTCGTAGAAAATAGTGCGCACTACATACAAAATGATGCACCTTCGATAGTGGTAGATGCAATAAAAAAGCTACTTAATAATTTTTAA